A single genomic interval of Nitrososphaerales archaeon harbors:
- a CDS encoding ABC transporter ATP-binding protein → MKTTVLVSIQSLKKYFPVSRLPFTRKQYVRAVDDVSFEIEQNTIFGLVGESGCGKSTLGMSILRLLEPTAGKVYMEGIDIASLKGKERAKWSSQVSYVYQNPISSLDPTWTVEQSISEPLAAGHVPWSERRALVLQSLAAVGLPDYFIDRFPHELSGGQSQRVAIARALVRKPKFMVLDEPTSALDVSIQAQLLNLLIDLQEKFGLTYFYISHDLNVVGRVCDKIAVMYMGKIVEVGDALELFATPKHPYTQALISTTPTKSSGFLGFRLRGELPSPRNPPRGCRFNTRCPYATSICFEEEPRLSKASGIHLVACHNLELVAQGKVQVQENFQPIAPKGVEEPAMQ, encoded by the coding sequence TTGAAGACGACTGTTCTTGTCTCGATTCAGTCACTCAAGAAGTACTTCCCCGTGAGCCGACTCCCGTTCACTCGGAAGCAGTACGTCCGGGCGGTTGACGACGTGAGCTTCGAAATAGAGCAGAACACCATCTTCGGGCTGGTTGGCGAGTCGGGCTGCGGGAAGAGCACGCTTGGGATGAGCATACTAAGGCTGCTCGAGCCCACCGCCGGCAAGGTCTACATGGAAGGCATAGACATTGCCTCGCTGAAGGGCAAGGAACGCGCGAAATGGAGCAGCCAAGTCTCCTACGTCTATCAGAACCCCATCTCGTCCCTTGACCCCACTTGGACCGTGGAGCAGTCAATATCAGAGCCCCTGGCTGCCGGCCACGTCCCCTGGTCCGAAAGGAGGGCGCTCGTATTGCAGTCCTTAGCCGCGGTGGGGCTCCCTGATTACTTCATCGATAGGTTCCCCCACGAGCTGAGCGGTGGGCAGAGCCAGAGGGTCGCAATAGCGAGGGCTCTTGTGCGGAAGCCAAAATTCATGGTTCTAGACGAGCCTACGTCAGCGCTGGACGTCTCGATCCAGGCTCAACTCCTGAACCTCCTGATTGACCTCCAAGAGAAGTTCGGGCTCACCTACTTCTACATTTCCCATGATCTGAACGTTGTGGGACGCGTCTGTGACAAGATCGCTGTGATGTACATGGGCAAGATCGTCGAGGTCGGAGACGCATTGGAACTCTTCGCCACCCCGAAGCATCCCTACACTCAAGCCCTCATCTCAACAACTCCCACCAAGTCTTCCGGCTTCCTCGGATTCAGGCTTAGGGGGGAACTCCCGAGCCCGAGAAACCCGCCAAGAGGATGTCGATTCAACACAAGGTGCCCCTATGCCACCTCCATCTGCTTCGAAGAAGAACCAAGACTCTCCAAGGCGTCGGGCATTCACCTGGTTGCGTGTCACAATCTCGAACTCGTGGCTCAGGGAAAGGTCCAAGTGCAGGAGAACTTTCAACCTATTGCGCCAAAGGGTGTCGAGGAACCCGCAATGCAATGA
- a CDS encoding alkaline phosphatase family protein gives MKRRMTLSAVLISALFVTSSLTPMAAGSSTNKIQHIIFIVQENHSFDNYFGTYPGANGFPAGLSIPANPAVQNSTRYSPYLLADSQPIYLVGDELPPGVSDPSQLTLDTSKYLPHHLTSESAGLLTNAWSAAHVAYDNGKMDGFINAQGGNAETMGYYGRTDIPYYWDYADHYVLCDNFFSSLMGGSFPNHLYIASGSSGPVTGLNYSFVSNGGIVDNLAGSYPYDNLTLAWGTLAQELTMTNTSWNWYDGDPVPTAPSAWNVLPEFSYFQKNPQLIGEHIKSTQYFSSDILSGKLAAVSWVIPGSWNPPTLPSSFIGMDTSEHPPARSDAGMDYVAYLVNTVMKSPYWNSTAIVLTWDDWGGFYDHVVPPQVDYFGLGFRVPTLVISPWVKPHYIDHTQYEFGSLLKFAETNFHLSSLGTRDAYVGTNDMFSMFDFNQAPLQALIEPANFVQQSPPSSTSSSSSQQSTQPPPTSAGLLYVIAGGAVAVVFVVAGFTYVIWRRSRLAK, from the coding sequence TTGAAGAGACGCATGACCCTGTCGGCTGTCTTGATTTCTGCCCTTTTCGTCACGAGTTCCTTGACACCCATGGCAGCCGGCTCGTCGACGAATAAGATTCAGCACATAATCTTCATAGTGCAGGAGAACCACTCTTTCGACAACTACTTCGGGACCTATCCTGGGGCCAACGGATTTCCGGCCGGTCTCTCCATCCCCGCCAATCCAGCTGTGCAGAACTCCACTCGCTACAGCCCGTATCTCTTGGCGGACAGCCAGCCAATTTACCTAGTCGGGGACGAGCTCCCCCCGGGGGTATCCGATCCGAGCCAACTGACGCTCGACACCTCCAAGTACTTGCCGCATCATCTAACTAGCGAAAGCGCCGGCCTCCTGACCAATGCATGGTCCGCGGCGCACGTAGCCTATGACAACGGGAAGATGGATGGTTTCATAAACGCACAGGGTGGAAACGCCGAGACGATGGGCTACTATGGCCGGACAGATATTCCGTATTACTGGGACTACGCCGATCACTACGTTCTTTGCGACAACTTCTTCTCTTCTCTGATGGGTGGCAGCTTCCCCAACCACCTTTACATCGCGTCAGGCTCAAGCGGGCCTGTGACCGGACTCAACTACAGCTTTGTCTCGAATGGTGGAATCGTAGATAACCTGGCAGGCTCCTATCCCTATGACAACCTGACTTTGGCTTGGGGGACCCTGGCCCAAGAGCTGACCATGACCAACACATCCTGGAACTGGTACGACGGCGACCCAGTACCCACCGCGCCCAGCGCCTGGAACGTCCTTCCCGAATTCAGTTACTTCCAAAAGAATCCTCAGTTGATCGGTGAGCACATCAAGAGCACCCAGTACTTCAGCTCTGACATACTATCGGGGAAACTGGCGGCTGTCTCCTGGGTAATACCAGGGTCTTGGAACCCTCCCACACTCCCTTCCAGCTTCATCGGGATGGACACGAGCGAACACCCCCCAGCAAGAAGTGATGCCGGGATGGACTACGTCGCGTATCTCGTGAACACCGTGATGAAGAGCCCCTACTGGAATTCAACAGCCATAGTCCTGACCTGGGATGATTGGGGAGGTTTCTATGACCATGTCGTTCCACCGCAGGTGGATTACTTCGGCCTTGGGTTCAGGGTTCCGACGCTAGTGATCTCTCCATGGGTAAAGCCCCACTACATTGACCACACGCAGTATGAATTTGGGTCCTTACTCAAGTTCGCAGAGACCAATTTCCATCTGTCTAGTCTTGGAACGCGAGATGCCTACGTCGGTACAAACGACATGTTCTCCATGTTTGACTTCAACCAAGCTCCCTTGCAGGCATTGATAGAGCCTGCTAATTTTGTTCAGCAGTCGCCGCCCTCGTCCACCTCATCGTCTTCAAGTCAGCAGTCGACGCAGCCTCCACCAACTTCCGCCGGATTGTTGTACGTCATCGCGGGCGGTGCTGTCGCTGTTGTCTTCGTCGTGGCAGGGTTCACGTATGTCATCTGGAGAA